In the genome of Hymenobacter taeanensis, one region contains:
- a CDS encoding ComF family protein, which produces MPVPALLSDFVSLLFPRVCLACDEPLARGEDHICTNCRAQLPYTDYHQLPPAENPLVRRFWGKLPVKHTLSYLRFLRHGRVQHLLHQLKYKGQQDVGRVLGHWYGQELSEAGLAPEFDLIVPVPLHPRKLAKRGYNQADSFAEGLATGLGLPWHATALQRTTHTASQTRKNRLQRWQNVSSVFAVADTAAIMGRRVLIVDDVLTTGATLEACAAVLLAAGAAEVSVATIATADRH; this is translated from the coding sequence ATGCCTGTTCCGGCGCTGCTCTCTGACTTTGTTTCCCTGCTGTTCCCACGCGTGTGTCTGGCCTGCGACGAGCCTCTGGCACGAGGCGAGGACCACATCTGCACCAACTGCCGAGCCCAGCTGCCCTACACCGATTACCACCAGCTGCCACCGGCTGAGAACCCATTGGTCCGGCGCTTCTGGGGCAAGCTGCCGGTCAAGCACACCTTAAGCTATCTGCGTTTCTTGCGCCACGGCCGCGTGCAACACCTATTGCATCAACTCAAGTACAAGGGCCAGCAAGACGTGGGCCGGGTGCTGGGCCACTGGTACGGGCAGGAGCTGTCGGAAGCCGGCCTCGCTCCGGAGTTCGACCTGATTGTGCCCGTGCCGCTGCACCCGCGTAAGCTGGCCAAACGTGGCTATAACCAAGCCGATAGCTTCGCGGAGGGTCTGGCTACTGGCCTGGGCCTGCCCTGGCACGCAACTGCTTTGCAGCGCACCACCCACACTGCTTCCCAAACCCGCAAGAACCGCCTGCAGCGCTGGCAAAACGTATCCTCTGTTTTCGCCGTGGCTGATACCGCAGCCATTATGGGCCGCCGCGTGCTTATTGTGGATGACGTTCTGACAACCGGCGCTACCCTGGAGGCCTGTGCAGCTGTACTGCTAGCTGCCGGAGCGGCTGAGGTCAGCGTGGCTACCATCGCCACTGCCGACCGTCACTGA
- the thrA gene encoding bifunctional aspartate kinase/homoserine dehydrogenase I has protein sequence MQVLKFGGSSVATAENMQRVLTLAEAAARRTTTVVVVSALGGVTDALIEAGRRAAAADGAYREQLRQLEKRHLEVVRSLLPIAGQSAVLSFVKTHCNELEHLCDGIFALGELSDRTLDRLVSYGELLSSRVMAAGLAARGVAYAWLDSRQLIRTDARYGHAAVDFGVTNQQIQAAVTAAGVPLLVAPGFVAAEAGGSTTTLGRGGSDYTAAIFAGALGAEQLEIWTDVSGMMTADPRLVRHARPIPRISYQEAMELSHFGAKVLYPPTIQPVRQQGIPLWIKNTFAPNDAGTLVEVEPPANKAIVRGLSSIGPVALLRLEGSGMVGIPGFSRRLFAALAREQVNVILITQSSSEHSICVAVSEAEAARAKQAADTEFEAEINNGRLDPLDMESSLAIVALVGEQMKDHPGISGRMFSALGTNGINIRAIAQGSSEKNISTVIRQQDVRKASNVLHETFFEATTRQVNLVVAGVGNVGSKLLEQLARQQTWLREKLRLNLRVVGLANSSRFVLNEEGLDLENWQQALAGGQPLNLPTLTEQLLALNLRNTVFVDVTASAEVAACYAPLLARSVAVVACNKVAASSEYVAYARLKTLASDFNTQFLFETNVGAGLPVIGTLNDLLRSGDEVHRIEAVLSGTLNFVFNNYDGTRPFAEVVRQAQNEGYTEPDPRLDLTGVDVARKILILARESGQHLELSDIENDSFLPASCLEGDVAAFYEQLAVHEPHFRALYDAAAEKGEKLRFVARYRDGQARVGLQSIAPGHDLYALQGKDNAVLFFTNRYTEQPLVIKGAGAGADVTASGVFADILRAVQ, from the coding sequence ATGCAGGTTCTCAAATTCGGAGGTTCATCGGTGGCTACGGCCGAAAATATGCAGCGAGTCTTAACCCTGGCGGAGGCAGCCGCCCGCCGCACGACCACGGTGGTGGTGGTATCGGCGCTGGGAGGCGTGACCGATGCCCTGATTGAGGCCGGCCGGCGGGCCGCAGCCGCAGACGGAGCGTACCGGGAGCAGCTGCGGCAGCTGGAGAAGCGCCACCTGGAAGTGGTGCGCTCCTTACTACCCATTGCGGGCCAAAGTGCGGTGCTCAGCTTCGTGAAAACGCACTGCAACGAGTTAGAACATCTCTGCGACGGCATCTTCGCGCTGGGCGAGCTTTCTGACCGTACCCTCGACCGGCTGGTGAGCTACGGCGAGCTGCTGTCGTCGAGGGTGATGGCGGCGGGCCTGGCGGCGCGTGGAGTGGCCTACGCGTGGCTGGATAGCCGGCAGCTTATCCGGACGGATGCCAGGTATGGCCACGCGGCCGTAGATTTTGGCGTAACCAATCAGCAGATACAGGCGGCCGTGACGGCGGCCGGGGTGCCGCTGCTGGTGGCGCCGGGGTTTGTGGCGGCGGAAGCAGGCGGCAGCACTACCACGCTGGGTCGCGGCGGCTCCGACTACACTGCCGCTATTTTTGCCGGAGCGCTGGGCGCTGAGCAGCTGGAAATATGGACGGACGTGAGTGGCATGATGACGGCCGACCCGCGGCTGGTGCGCCACGCTAGGCCTATCCCGCGCATCTCGTATCAGGAAGCCATGGAGCTTTCGCACTTCGGCGCTAAGGTGCTATACCCGCCTACCATTCAGCCGGTGCGCCAGCAAGGCATTCCGCTCTGGATCAAGAATACCTTCGCCCCCAACGATGCCGGCACGCTGGTAGAAGTGGAGCCGCCGGCCAACAAAGCTATTGTGCGGGGGCTTTCCAGCATTGGGCCGGTGGCGCTGCTGCGGCTGGAGGGTAGCGGCATGGTAGGCATTCCGGGGTTCTCGCGGCGGCTGTTCGCGGCACTGGCCCGGGAGCAGGTTAACGTTATCCTCATCACCCAAAGCTCCTCGGAGCATTCCATTTGCGTGGCCGTGAGTGAGGCCGAAGCTGCTCGCGCCAAACAGGCCGCCGACACGGAGTTTGAAGCCGAAATTAACAACGGCCGCCTCGACCCGCTGGACATGGAGAGTAGCCTGGCCATTGTGGCGCTGGTGGGAGAGCAGATGAAGGACCACCCCGGCATCAGTGGGCGCATGTTCTCGGCGCTGGGTACCAATGGTATCAACATCCGGGCCATTGCCCAGGGCTCGTCGGAGAAGAACATCTCCACCGTTATTCGGCAGCAGGACGTGCGCAAGGCCAGCAACGTACTCCATGAAACCTTCTTTGAGGCTACTACCCGCCAGGTAAACCTGGTGGTAGCGGGCGTAGGCAACGTGGGCAGCAAGCTGCTGGAGCAACTGGCCCGCCAGCAAACCTGGCTGCGTGAGAAGCTGCGCCTGAACCTGCGGGTGGTAGGCCTGGCCAATAGCTCACGCTTTGTGCTGAATGAGGAAGGCCTCGATTTGGAGAACTGGCAGCAGGCCCTGGCTGGTGGTCAGCCCCTCAATTTGCCCACGCTCACGGAGCAGCTTTTGGCCCTTAACCTGCGCAATACGGTATTTGTAGATGTAACGGCCAGCGCCGAGGTAGCCGCCTGCTACGCTCCGCTACTGGCCCGTTCGGTGGCGGTGGTAGCCTGCAATAAGGTGGCGGCCTCCTCCGAGTACGTGGCCTACGCCCGTCTCAAAACCCTGGCGAGCGACTTCAACACGCAGTTCCTGTTTGAAACCAACGTGGGCGCAGGCCTGCCGGTTATCGGAACACTGAACGACTTGCTGCGCAGCGGCGACGAGGTGCACCGCATTGAGGCCGTATTGTCGGGCACGCTCAACTTTGTATTCAATAACTACGACGGCACGCGGCCCTTTGCCGAGGTGGTACGCCAAGCCCAGAATGAAGGCTACACGGAACCCGACCCGCGCCTGGACCTGACGGGCGTGGACGTGGCGCGTAAAATCCTGATTCTGGCCCGGGAGTCGGGCCAGCACCTGGAGCTTAGCGACATTGAGAACGACTCTTTCCTGCCTGCCTCCTGCCTGGAGGGCGACGTGGCCGCGTTTTATGAGCAGCTGGCGGTGCACGAGCCTCACTTCCGGGCCCTGTATGACGCGGCCGCTGAAAAGGGGGAGAAGCTCCGCTTCGTGGCGCGCTACCGAGATGGCCAGGCCCGCGTAGGCCTGCAGTCTATTGCCCCCGGCCACGACCTGTACGCCCTGCAAGGCAAGGACAACGCTGTGCTGTTTTTCACCAACCGCTACACCGAACAGCCGCTTGTTATTAAGGGTGCCGGCGCCGGCGCCGATGTCACGGCCTCCGGAGTATTTGCCGATATCTTGCGGGCCGTGCAGTAG
- a CDS encoding SUMF1/EgtB/PvdO family nonheme iron enzyme, giving the protein MNFSKYLRFAVVGACALAACKGGPPTAQKPGKYSSTTGIEYNTEEGMKVADYQGIPDGPGLVFIEGGRTVLGSAEEDVAMTHDNLERTVTLASFYMDEAEVANIHWLEYLHFVRKDSAEEFYLSALPDTTVWARELSFNDPYVDYYLRYPGFRYFPVVGVSWLQANDYCTWRTAKVNERLAGEGDSGGSSGGGGLFKRRKKDDAGAAAEGTSEDGGKGKIAIENGNTLPNYRLPTEAEWEYAAQSLIGTQETGNENQENKRIYPWDGRQVRNSYGKKMGQFLANFKRGRGDYAGIAGSLNDGAMITEYVYAYPPNDYGLYNMAGNVNEWVQDIYRPLSFEDVEDLNPFRRNGFLDPSEKYDKKGYQSLIDDHVRVYKGGSWRDVAYWLSPGTRRFMAEDSATATIGFRCAMINAGSNK; this is encoded by the coding sequence ATGAATTTCTCCAAGTACCTGCGTTTTGCTGTAGTTGGCGCCTGCGCGCTGGCGGCTTGCAAAGGCGGTCCGCCCACAGCCCAGAAACCCGGTAAGTACAGCTCGACGACGGGCATTGAGTACAATACCGAGGAAGGTATGAAGGTAGCGGACTACCAAGGCATTCCGGATGGCCCCGGTCTGGTGTTTATCGAAGGTGGCCGTACGGTGCTGGGCTCCGCCGAAGAGGACGTAGCCATGACCCACGACAACCTCGAGCGTACCGTTACGCTGGCCTCGTTTTACATGGACGAAGCCGAGGTGGCCAACATCCACTGGCTCGAGTATCTGCACTTTGTGCGGAAAGACTCAGCGGAAGAGTTCTACCTGTCGGCGTTGCCTGACACCACGGTGTGGGCGCGTGAGCTGTCTTTCAATGACCCCTACGTAGACTATTACCTGCGTTACCCCGGCTTCCGCTACTTCCCCGTAGTGGGCGTAAGCTGGCTGCAGGCCAACGACTATTGCACTTGGCGTACTGCTAAGGTAAACGAGCGTCTGGCTGGCGAAGGCGACAGCGGTGGCAGCAGTGGTGGCGGTGGCCTGTTCAAACGTAGGAAGAAGGATGATGCCGGCGCAGCTGCCGAAGGCACTTCGGAAGACGGTGGCAAAGGCAAAATCGCCATTGAAAATGGTAACACGCTGCCCAACTACCGCCTGCCCACCGAGGCAGAGTGGGAGTACGCTGCGCAGTCGTTGATCGGTACCCAGGAAACTGGCAACGAAAACCAGGAGAACAAGCGCATCTACCCATGGGATGGCCGCCAGGTGCGGAACTCCTACGGCAAGAAGATGGGCCAGTTCTTGGCTAACTTCAAGCGTGGCCGCGGTGACTATGCCGGTATCGCTGGCTCGCTCAACGACGGCGCCATGATCACGGAGTACGTGTACGCCTACCCACCGAACGACTACGGCCTGTATAACATGGCTGGCAACGTAAACGAATGGGTACAGGACATCTACCGTCCGCTGTCGTTTGAAGATGTAGAAGACCTGAACCCCTTCCGTCGTAACGGCTTCCTCGATCCTTCGGAGAAGTACGATAAGAAAGGCTACCAGTCGCTCATCGATGACCACGTACGCGTGTACAAAGGCGGTTCGTGGCGCGATGTGGCCTACTGGCTCTCGCCCGGTACGCGCCGCTTCATGGCCGAAGATTCAGCTACGGCTACCATTGGTTTCCGTTGCGCCATGATCAACGCCGGTTCCAATAAGTAA
- a CDS encoding protoporphyrinogen/coproporphyrinogen oxidase: MSSSAPIVIIGAGMAGLACACYLHRAGRRVLVLEASDAVGGRVRTDITPEGFRLDRGFQVLLTKYPEVQRLIDYGALNLKAFRSGAVIRLADGRETTVQNPLQKPSAAFTSLLSPIGTLEDKLRILSLTYHVGQYTSGQLISRNSTNTQDTLTFLREYGWSEQIINNFFRPFFGGVYLDRGLTTAANFFEFVFQQFAQGDAVIPALGIQQIPEQLAQRLPAGSIRLNSPVDAINGNTVRLWTDETIEAAAVVVAVDGEAAKKLLPPSHEAPATTWRHTTCTYFAAPHSPARHDKLLRLNAAPNSLAHNVSFSSDVSPDYAPAGQTLVSVSTQGEHGLPEEALTARLLQELTEWFGSDVSQWRHLRTYAIPHALPVYEAGQPARQTLKVADHLYRCGDYTSYPSLNAAIATGREVAEMLLVG; the protein is encoded by the coding sequence ATGTCTTCTTCTGCTCCTATTGTTATCATCGGGGCAGGCATGGCCGGGTTGGCCTGCGCCTGCTATCTCCACCGCGCGGGCCGTAGGGTGCTGGTGCTCGAAGCCAGCGACGCCGTGGGGGGCCGCGTCCGGACGGATATCACACCCGAGGGTTTCCGGCTCGACCGGGGCTTTCAGGTGCTGCTCACCAAGTACCCTGAGGTGCAGCGCCTCATCGATTACGGCGCCCTCAACCTGAAAGCCTTTCGCTCAGGGGCAGTTATCCGGCTGGCCGATGGGCGCGAAACCACGGTGCAGAACCCGTTGCAAAAACCTTCCGCGGCCTTTACTTCCCTGCTTTCCCCCATTGGCACGCTAGAAGACAAGCTGCGCATTCTGAGCCTAACCTATCACGTAGGCCAGTACACCAGCGGGCAGCTCATCAGTCGTAACTCCACCAACACCCAGGATACCCTCACGTTTCTGCGTGAATACGGCTGGAGTGAGCAAATCATCAACAATTTCTTCCGTCCCTTCTTCGGCGGCGTGTACCTGGATCGGGGCCTGACTACAGCGGCTAACTTCTTTGAGTTTGTGTTCCAGCAGTTTGCCCAAGGTGATGCGGTAATACCCGCCCTGGGTATACAGCAGATTCCGGAGCAGCTAGCCCAACGGCTACCCGCCGGTTCCATCCGGCTCAACTCCCCCGTTGATGCCATCAACGGCAACACCGTGCGCCTCTGGACCGACGAAACTATTGAGGCTGCCGCCGTGGTGGTAGCCGTAGATGGTGAGGCCGCCAAAAAGCTTTTGCCCCCTTCCCACGAGGCCCCCGCCACCACCTGGCGCCACACCACCTGCACCTACTTCGCCGCTCCTCACTCGCCGGCCCGCCACGATAAGCTCCTGCGCCTGAATGCCGCTCCCAACTCCCTGGCGCACAACGTGAGCTTCTCCTCCGATGTCTCTCCTGACTATGCACCGGCAGGCCAGACGCTGGTTTCAGTGAGCACCCAGGGGGAGCATGGCTTACCTGAGGAAGCCTTGACCGCTCGCCTGCTCCAGGAGCTTACGGAGTGGTTTGGCTCCGACGTAAGCCAGTGGCGCCACCTGCGCACCTACGCCATTCCGCACGCCTTGCCTGTGTATGAGGCCGGTCAGCCCGCCCGTCAAACGCTAAAAGTAGCCGACCACCTCTACCGCTGCGGCGACTATACCTCCTACCCCTCGCTGAACGCCGCCATTGCCACTGGCCGTGAGGTTGCGGAAATGCTACTAGTTGGGTAA
- a CDS encoding toxin-antitoxin system YwqK family antitoxin, with amino-acid sequence MGHPFTTYILVGLLSLLTSLPVSAQKRKAATPEPPAPPSYRLSQYYRVLGPDSAAFFYSQDYELTLPGCAVIWREAKIDSTTKRFRGFVRDYWLNNAQPALKGAYNAAGRKEGRFEIYHPNGTLAASGNYRDGRMIGNWAYWYPSGAKRQVLSFGDGSLLLVQQFWNEADEQLTTNGNGTWYRVEDDVWMGGPVLNGLPEGRWQVKEVKGQQKVLAQENFRKGRFSNGMIRGTGLYYTNRSTIYITDWDNYSQAEQVKIQPACEPKSSQPAP; translated from the coding sequence ATGGGTCACCCATTTACTACCTACATACTAGTGGGATTGTTATCCTTACTGACCAGCTTACCAGTATCAGCGCAGAAGCGCAAGGCCGCTACCCCGGAGCCTCCGGCCCCACCCTCTTACCGCCTCTCCCAATATTACCGAGTGCTGGGCCCCGATAGCGCAGCCTTCTTTTACAGCCAGGACTATGAGCTCACGCTGCCAGGGTGCGCTGTCATCTGGCGTGAAGCCAAGATAGATAGCACTACCAAGCGTTTCCGGGGGTTTGTGCGCGACTACTGGCTCAACAACGCCCAGCCGGCTCTCAAAGGCGCGTATAATGCCGCCGGACGCAAGGAAGGCCGGTTTGAAATCTATCATCCGAACGGAACGCTGGCTGCCAGCGGTAACTACCGCGACGGCCGCATGATTGGCAACTGGGCCTACTGGTACCCTTCGGGCGCGAAACGCCAGGTGCTCAGCTTCGGCGACGGCAGCCTATTGCTGGTACAGCAGTTCTGGAACGAGGCCGACGAGCAGCTTACCACGAACGGCAACGGTACCTGGTACCGGGTAGAGGATGATGTGTGGATGGGCGGCCCGGTGCTCAACGGCCTGCCCGAGGGCCGCTGGCAGGTCAAGGAGGTAAAGGGCCAGCAGAAGGTTTTGGCGCAGGAAAACTTCCGCAAAGGCCGGTTTTCCAACGGCATGATTCGCGGCACGGGCCTGTACTACACCAACCGCTCTACTATTTATATCACCGACTGGGACAACTATAGTCAGGCCGAGCAGGTTAAAATTCAGCCGGCCTGTGAGCCTAAAAGTTCGCAGCCAGCACCCTAG
- the thrC gene encoding threonine synthase: MRYYSLNRQAESVDFRAATIAGQAPDGGLYFPETIPRFPAGFVEQLPELSPPEVAYTVLHPYVGDTIPEAALRRICAEAVDFPFPLVPVTEHISALELFHGPTLAFKDVGARFMSRCLGYFSRHETRPVTVLVATSGDTGGAVASGFLGVPGVEVVILYPSGKVSPVQEQQLTALGQNITALEVAGNFDDCQRLVKQAFRDTELMSRRRLTSANSINVARWLPQQVYYCYALAQWPRQAAPPVVAVPSGNFGNLCAGLLAYVSGLPVAHFVAACNANDAVPAYLRSGKYSAQVAVATLSNAMDVGDPSNFGRILELFGHEHPAIQQLLTGYSVSDADTAATIRQVYEQTGYLPDPHGAVAYFALKDYLSQHPEARGIFLETAHPVKFPEAVEPATGQPVPVPAALHELLSKPKRSIKLQPAYEALRAFLLEKVVA; this comes from the coding sequence ATGCGTTATTATAGCCTCAACCGCCAAGCTGAATCCGTTGATTTCCGGGCCGCAACCATAGCAGGCCAGGCCCCGGACGGGGGCCTCTACTTTCCCGAGACCATTCCGCGCTTTCCGGCGGGCTTTGTGGAGCAGCTGCCGGAGCTGAGCCCGCCGGAAGTGGCCTACACCGTGCTGCATCCTTACGTGGGCGACACCATTCCCGAAGCGGCGCTGCGCCGCATCTGCGCCGAGGCCGTAGACTTCCCGTTTCCGCTGGTGCCCGTTACGGAGCACATTAGCGCGCTGGAGCTGTTTCACGGGCCTACCCTGGCCTTTAAGGATGTAGGCGCGCGGTTCATGAGCCGGTGCCTGGGCTACTTCTCCCGCCACGAAACGCGGCCGGTAACGGTGCTGGTAGCAACCTCGGGTGATACGGGCGGGGCAGTAGCCAGCGGGTTCCTGGGCGTGCCGGGCGTGGAGGTGGTTATTCTCTACCCTTCCGGCAAGGTGAGCCCGGTACAGGAGCAGCAGCTCACGGCCTTGGGCCAAAACATTACGGCCCTGGAAGTAGCGGGCAACTTCGATGACTGCCAGCGGCTGGTGAAACAGGCGTTCCGGGATACGGAGCTGATGAGCCGGCGCCGCCTTACCTCCGCCAACTCCATTAACGTGGCCCGCTGGCTGCCTCAGCAAGTGTACTACTGCTACGCCCTGGCGCAGTGGCCCAGGCAAGCTGCGCCGCCGGTGGTGGCCGTGCCCAGCGGCAACTTTGGTAACCTGTGCGCGGGGCTACTGGCCTACGTGTCGGGGCTGCCGGTGGCGCACTTTGTGGCGGCCTGCAACGCTAATGATGCCGTGCCCGCCTACCTACGTTCGGGCAAGTACTCCGCGCAAGTTGCCGTGGCCACGCTTTCTAACGCCATGGATGTAGGTGACCCCAGCAACTTCGGGCGCATTCTAGAACTGTTCGGGCACGAGCACCCCGCGATTCAGCAGTTACTAACGGGTTACTCCGTGTCGGATGCTGATACGGCCGCAACCATCCGGCAGGTGTACGAGCAGACGGGCTACTTACCCGACCCACACGGGGCCGTGGCCTATTTCGCTCTGAAGGACTACCTGAGCCAGCACCCCGAGGCACGGGGCATTTTCCTGGAAACGGCCCACCCGGTGAAGTTTCCGGAAGCCGTGGAGCCCGCCACCGGCCAACCCGTACCGGTGCCCGCCGCCCTGCATGAATTGCTCTCAAAGCCCAAGCGCAGCATTAAGCTGCAGCCGGCGTATGAGGCGTTGCGGGCCTTTCTGCTGGAAAAGGTAGTGGCCTAG
- a CDS encoding carboxymuconolactone decarboxylase family protein has protein sequence MSLVTEFNDYRQRMNEKIMAADNKVIKRFFNLDTNTYQEGALSVKTKEIVGLACSMVLRCDDCIKYHLGKCYEEKLTDEEVYEVFAIANLIGGSIVIPHFRRAVEYWEALKEESATPAPVHAEHQA, from the coding sequence ATGAGCCTCGTCACCGAATTTAATGACTACCGCCAGCGCATGAACGAAAAGATCATGGCGGCCGATAACAAGGTCATCAAGCGGTTTTTCAACCTCGATACCAACACCTATCAAGAGGGGGCCCTTTCAGTGAAAACCAAGGAGATTGTGGGCCTGGCCTGCTCCATGGTGCTGCGTTGCGACGACTGCATCAAGTACCACCTCGGCAAGTGCTACGAGGAAAAGCTCACCGATGAGGAAGTGTATGAGGTATTCGCCATTGCCAACCTCATTGGGGGCAGCATCGTGATTCCGCACTTCCGCCGCGCCGTGGAGTACTGGGAGGCGCTGAAGGAAGAGTCGGCCACTCCGGCCCCTGTTCACGCGGAGCACCAGGCCTAG
- a CDS encoding exodeoxyribonuclease III: MKIISYNVNGLRSALSKGLLDWVREANPDVLCLQEIKAGREPLDVAGFEALGYHAYLHPAQKPGYSGVATFTKQVPLNVVHGCGTEAYDNEGRVLRLDFPDCSVLNVYMPSGTSGPERQAFKVEWLHFFRRYVRELQAAGAPPLVIGGDFNCCQRDIDLHNPKANQQSPGFTPEERQWFADFLQDGFVDTFRHHHGDAVGHYSWWTYRAGARARNVGWRLDHLLVDKELVPRVHEAHLLPDVVHSDHCPTLVEFSG, encoded by the coding sequence ATGAAAATTATTTCCTATAACGTCAATGGGCTGCGGTCGGCGCTGAGTAAAGGGCTGCTGGACTGGGTGCGCGAAGCCAACCCCGACGTGCTGTGCCTGCAGGAAATCAAGGCCGGGCGGGAGCCGTTGGATGTAGCAGGGTTTGAGGCCTTGGGCTACCACGCCTATCTGCATCCGGCGCAAAAGCCCGGCTATAGTGGGGTGGCTACTTTCACCAAGCAGGTGCCCCTAAACGTAGTGCACGGTTGCGGCACTGAAGCGTACGACAATGAGGGCCGGGTATTACGGCTCGACTTCCCGGATTGCTCCGTGCTGAATGTGTACATGCCCTCGGGCACCAGCGGCCCCGAGCGGCAGGCGTTTAAGGTAGAGTGGCTACACTTCTTCCGGCGCTACGTACGGGAGCTGCAGGCTGCCGGAGCCCCACCCTTAGTTATTGGGGGAGACTTCAACTGCTGCCAGCGCGACATTGACCTGCACAACCCTAAGGCCAACCAGCAAAGCCCCGGCTTCACGCCCGAGGAGCGGCAATGGTTCGCCGACTTCTTGCAGGATGGCTTCGTGGACACGTTCCGCCACCACCACGGCGACGCCGTAGGCCACTACTCCTGGTGGACTTACCGGGCCGGTGCCCGCGCCCGCAACGTAGGCTGGCGCCTCGATCATTTATTGGTAGATAAAGAGCTGGTGCCGCGCGTGCATGAGGCGCATTTGCTGCCAGATGTAGTGCATTCTGACCACTGCCCCACGCTGGTAGAGTTCAGCGGCTAA
- a CDS encoding homoserine kinase, whose protein sequence is MNFSDSITVLAPATVANVVCGFDVLGFALNEPNDTMHLRLTEQPGVVIINEDDYDLPTEPTRNVAGAALLALLRAVPEAVGVEVRINKTIKPGSGIGSSAASAAGAVVGANRLLGERFSKAELVDFAMYGEEVASGVRHADNIAPGIYGGVTLIRATTPLPDIVPLAAPPLFVTVVHPQIEIKTSHARQILKEHVPLKDAIKQWGNVAGLVAGLLQSDYDLIGRSLEDVIIEPVRSILIPGFAEVKARSREAGALGGGISGSGPSLFMLSREEATAQAVEVVMREVYTSLGLDHHTYLTTINQQGCRIS, encoded by the coding sequence ATGAATTTCTCTGATTCTATTACCGTGCTGGCCCCGGCCACCGTGGCCAACGTGGTGTGTGGGTTTGATGTACTCGGGTTTGCGCTGAATGAGCCGAACGACACCATGCACCTGCGCCTGACGGAGCAGCCGGGCGTGGTCATCATCAATGAAGACGACTACGACCTGCCTACTGAGCCTACCCGCAACGTGGCCGGGGCTGCACTGTTGGCGTTGCTGCGGGCCGTGCCGGAAGCCGTAGGGGTTGAGGTGCGCATCAATAAAACCATTAAGCCAGGTAGCGGCATTGGCAGCAGCGCCGCCAGCGCCGCAGGGGCGGTGGTAGGCGCCAACCGGCTGCTGGGAGAACGGTTCAGCAAGGCAGAACTGGTAGACTTTGCCATGTATGGCGAAGAGGTGGCTTCCGGTGTGCGCCACGCCGACAACATTGCCCCCGGCATTTACGGGGGAGTCACGCTGATTAGGGCCACTACGCCGCTGCCGGATATTGTGCCGCTGGCCGCCCCGCCCCTGTTCGTGACGGTAGTGCACCCCCAGATTGAGATAAAGACCTCCCACGCCCGGCAAATTCTCAAGGAGCACGTGCCGCTGAAAGACGCCATTAAGCAATGGGGTAACGTGGCGGGTTTGGTGGCGGGCCTGCTGCAGTCAGATTACGACCTTATTGGCCGCTCCCTCGAGGACGTAATTATTGAGCCGGTTCGCAGCATCCTGATTCCGGGTTTTGCCGAAGTGAAGGCGCGCAGCCGCGAGGCCGGTGCGTTGGGCGGCGGCATTTCTGGCTCGGGGCCGTCGTTGTTTATGCTGAGCCGAGAGGAGGCCACGGCGCAGGCGGTGGAAGTGGTAATGCGGGAAGTTTACACCAGCCTAGGCCTCGATCATCATACGTACCTGACTACCATCAATCAGCAGGGCTGCCGGATATCCTAG
- a CDS encoding c-type heme family protein, producing the protein MRTLLRAALLSLLLPACRPDQIEHLSNTKELAVEAENWQVKRIMPADLLRATRWGGDSLTNTADRELRRILSEKLQAGGVAAALPYCRPMTFPEVESVAKALQGSLSWVSPRPRNPDHQAALTPAELVPTDTTRRVARLSAEEFTYQRPVVLNDALCLRCHGTVGPDIKPADYALIQKQYPQDQATGYKVGDAMGVWRVSLKRPGVAELYTMKTRKIMKKRKPLF; encoded by the coding sequence ATGCGTACCCTCCTTCGCGCCGCCCTGCTCAGCCTACTGCTCCCCGCCTGCCGCCCCGACCAGATTGAGCACCTCAGCAACACCAAAGAGCTGGCCGTGGAGGCCGAGAACTGGCAGGTGAAGCGCATTATGCCCGCCGACCTACTCCGGGCCACCCGCTGGGGCGGCGACTCCCTCACTAACACCGCCGACCGGGAGTTGCGCCGCATTCTTTCCGAGAAGCTCCAAGCAGGAGGCGTGGCGGCAGCCCTACCCTACTGCCGTCCCATGACCTTTCCTGAAGTTGAATCAGTGGCGAAAGCGCTGCAGGGCTCACTCAGCTGGGTGAGCCCGCGCCCGCGCAACCCCGACCACCAAGCCGCCCTCACGCCCGCGGAGCTGGTGCCCACTGATACTACCCGCCGCGTAGCCCGGCTCTCGGCAGAGGAATTCACTTATCAGCGCCCCGTGGTGCTGAACGATGCGCTGTGCCTGCGCTGCCACGGCACCGTAGGCCCGGACATCAAGCCCGCCGACTATGCCCTCATCCAAAAACAGTACCCTCAGGATCAGGCTACCGGCTATAAGGTAGGCGATGCAATGGGGGTGTGGCGCGTGAGCCTGAAACGGCCGGGCGTGGCGGAGCTGTACACCATGAAGACCCGCAAGATTATGAAGAAGCGCAAGCCCCTCTTTTAG